Below is a window of Plasmodium sp. gorilla clade G2 genome assembly, chromosome: 14 DNA.
cgctttaatattattttttttaagatttTCTACATTatctatatcattttttttacccaaatataaatatggtattatttgaatcatttaattatatgttatatataataagcccaaaaaaaaaaaaaataaataataaaaataaaaataaataaaattattaatacaaatatgtacaataaaatattaaaaatatataataaaatatatataaaaaaagtaatatatataaataatatatataaacaaaaaaaaaaaagaaagaaaattaataaaaaaggaaaaatttaatatatattatattaatatatatttattattattatatataataattattaggatattataaaatttactGGGGTCAACGAAATTTAGGTTCGTATATATAACATtcaatgatatattaaatcttCAAAAagtactaaaaaaaaaaaataataataaataaataaataaataaacgtatataataacattattataaaaaatatatattattattttaatatatattattatattgtaaagatcatatatatatatatatatatatatatatatataatataataaaaaaatatatatattttatatgtacattaaaaagaaagggggaaaaaaaaaaaaatagtaaatataaatatattatatatatacataattatatatatatataatatgtatatatagctaaaaaatatgtatattattatctagcgaaaatatatattaaattatataaatatagctgaaaaaaaaaaaaaaaaaaaaaatattataatatattaatgttataaattatttataaaaaaacatgatgttatatatataagacaaTTTATTTAAACAATGTTTAAGTAGATCCTTAATCTCATGTGGAAAAAttcatacatttatatttttgtaattacaatatatattatgtatatatttttttatattgaaatGAGGAAAATTATTGCTATTCtcctataaaataaatacaataaGTTACTTTATTATCATAGGTGTTCatttatcataaaaataaattgaaattaaataaatacttcattttaaaattatatatatatatatatatatatatatatatatatatatatgtatttattttttttaatttttcttttttttgaaatgttAGAATTGACTTATTTCTTTCATTATCCTTAATTAATATTgagaaaataaatgtataaaaaatatttctcttAATTGTGAACATATGCAAATATATGTAAGATATATGAATGTATTTATATCtgaatgttttattattatttaataagataaagatattatatataaggaCAAGCGtatcttcatatttattattttttttttttttttttttttttgcacaTTTACtaacaaaatgaataatgaaaatataaaagatacaACTGATGAAAATGAGGAGTTAAAAGTTCtcttaaaaaatgtatttaatcattaaaaaaaaaaataaaataaaataattatgtatataatgtGTATAAAAGTATTAGATCATATATGTCCTAAAAATATcattccatatatatatatatatgtgtttatttatttaattgaattatacatataaaataacaaccgcttattaaataaaacagaattatataaataatcattataatttatattcctACTTTTGTAATTCTacatacaatataatataatattttttttatgaacagataaaagaatatttaaaaaaagtacacagaaatcaaaataaaatacttaACTTATTTTATGATCATGAAAAACTAATATAGGGAGTTATAcaatttcatattattaagtcttttaaataaaggcattgagaaaaaaaaaaaaaaaaaatgaaccaattatataatattaaataaaaaaagagaagaatctacttatatatttttttaatatattcatatgtaaaataatatctttaacataatatatatgtatatatacttgtttattgaatatttttccatttttttaaaaagaaaatcaactacatatattacataaataaatgttatcattaaaatgttcttaattttattttttctttaatttttaaaaaattttcacATTTCATTGTAATGTagttttttttcaaattccttatatataaataataaatacttaaattttttgtaaacagagattaaaaataaaaaaaaaaaaaaaaaaaaaattttaaataaaatgacttcaaattaaatatatatatatatatatatatatatatatatatttcttttatgtcTTGTAAAGTTAAGATCATAtcaaacattttttataatgaaaaatatacattaaaatatagaaaaaaaaaaaattttttttcttctttttttatatagtttatatatttttattacttttcctactaataatttaatatatataaaaaaaaaaaaaaaaaaaaggctttatataaatacaaaataagaaaaatagatctttctattattattaaaatattaaaaggtaatatatatatattatgcaaTTTGATTAAgttctaaaaatatattaatataaaaatagaacAAATTAATATTCAAACACAcacacaaatataaatatatacatataaagatACAATAAAGTGTTcgaatcaaaaaaaaaaaaaaaaaaaaagaaaaacaataaatccttttataattataatgggATTTATCCTTTTGGggatataatgaaaaatatttcttataattaataaataagtggaaaaatatatatatatatatatatatatatatatatatatatatatataataattaagttaatatttttatagaaaGGATCTTTTTGAATATATCATTATGGCAGTggtaaaatatacatatgtataaaaaattacacaaacatcatatatatatatatatatatatatatatatattatatgttgttgaaatattcttttttttttttttttttttttttttttacatatatgtaatatgtaGTATGGTAAAATATCTTACTGGAACGAGCGATATACAAAGTAATagatttatatgattaaattattatactatttttatcaacaattatatataccttctgatttttatttaattttattattttattttatttttttaaagtgaAGAAGAGCAATTTGATTGGCACCAAAGATGGTATGGAGTGAAGCATATTTTTACAGAgcttgaaataaaaaatgatgcaaacattttaaatatagGATGTGGAACATCAAGTAAAAggatttaatataaatatatttatacattaatatatatatatatatatatatatatatatatatatgtatttttactttttatgCTTTTAAAGAATTTAGTGAAGAAATGCTGGATAGTGGATACACAAATATAACCAACATAGATGCATCATCTGTATGCATAAAGAAAATgcaagaaatatataatgataaaccCAActtaaaatgtaataatatatatatatatatatgtatatcacTTATTCATAAGTTAATAttacttattattattatattatttgtctttatattttttcaaacatatatatatatattagtgtatataatatatttatatattaattgttATATTATCCTTTTTGTAGACATATTAATGAATGTTTGTGATATGAgagaatttaaaaatgaagaatttgATTTAGTTATAGATAAAGCATGTCTAGATTccatagtagtaataatacttccatcttatatatacatattttatcaaagattactatttttttaaatacatatttatattaacatcaccctttttattatatttttaaataatactttaataatttataatggataaaaaattttatttaatatatatataaagaggATAGGCAAAAaggataaaattattttatttttatattcttacaGTGTTCAGAAGATTCTTTAAAGAGTATTGAAGAGATGTTATCCGAAGTGTCTAGAATATTAAAGTAAgacttaaaatatatatatatatatatatatatatatatacatctatatatatgtgttaatattttgtttttttaggTCTAATggtatttttgttattatatcaCATGCACAACCAGCATATAGACTTGTATATTTACAGGTgagaatttataaaaaagggaaaataaaaaaaactacacactttcttttatatttaatatatatatatatatatatatatatatatttatatatatattgaatgtATAATGTTGAAGAAAacattttttcaatattcatttctatacattttaatattttttttatatttagaaaGAGGATTATAATTGGGATATAACAGTTAAGACTGTTCAACGTCCCATGCTAGGAATAGTAGGTAAATtagaaagataaaaaaaaaaaaaaaaaaaaaatatgtatatatatatataattaatgtcataaaatattttgtaacattgtattatttttatatataatttattattttagcTCCACCTGTGGATGATAATTtacactatatatatatttgtaaaaagCAAGATACaagcaaataataataaaaaaaaaaaaacctatgtttttataaaaaatactcagtattttattaaataaattacttTGGACCTATCATAGTTTTTACATAATTTTCTTATTGTTCtgtttctttctttttttttttttttttgcacaTTTGTTAATaactattaaaatattattaagattgatatagtaatatatcaacatattatatatatatatttatttatatgttttttttgatgaaacataaattgtatataattaaaaattaaatatcaTGTAAACAAATATAGTACATGTGTATAtgtttatgaatatatatataagaaggTTAGAATATTATGTAAGTCATTTTCAGGTTTATCTAAAAGctcttataaaataatatatccaaagaaaaaaaaaataataattcgatataattttacaatttattaaattttatatgcatatagGTATACATTTTGagataattaaaatatttattcagTATACaagaatttaaatatttatttattaaaatttataaagttTAAGGGTttaagtatataatattgcattatatatatatatatatatatatattttctttgtgTTAAGGATTATTCAAATGTTTTTAGCTACCAATGGTTCATGTAcatacaaaattattttacaCCTATATGCataattaatgataatatacatatagaataattataaggattaaaaaatgaaataataagaaataaaaataagtcTAACAAATAAGCCTTTTATGGAACTGGagagaattattatttctatatttcaacatgttcatttttttctttttcataaaaatataaattaaaaagataaatgAAGAAAGTATGTATAATATCCAAATAGaactttattatttatttattttgaaatatatatatatatttctactATTAGATATTTCATACAacaagtaaatatatatatatataaagaaggGATGCAcacaaatatgtaaatataaaaaacagGATTAAAATGTTGTAAGGTTTATACTTTAGTTGATTGTCACATGTACAATAATTATTACATACTCTCTGTATTTACACtttattacatttaatacttatataatttaatttttttttttttttttttgttccttcatattttatttgtaatctctaatatataaaatatatgctttttttaaattgtaaaagttatattaaaagaaaaaaaaaaattatatattcacatttatatcatattatatataatctttATATTCACAACATGTTGAAggtaacatttttttttatgaatgaTTCTTgggtttttttttattttttatttttttataatttaatagtgcaattatattattttttctaaaattaaatagtgcaattattttatttttcttatttgttACCTGAATTATTAGATCgaacaatatattattttaagcttttttttttcagaattaatataatatatgtgtataaaatataaatatatatatatatatatatatatatataattataatatatatatttatgtatattatgattttatatatattttatctatataaaaatatataattttaaaattgtGTACCACATTAAAATAActgttgttttttttttttttttttttttctattcaCTTTGAATAACTAAATATATCGTTGGTAcacataaattaaatatatattttttgtttcattctgtatattttcttaaaagtttctataaaattaaataaaaaatatatgaatataaaattgttttcttaatatatattgtaattatcattattgttatttatattatattgttaccaaaaaaaaaaaaaaaaaaaataaataaataaataaaataaaataaaataaaataaaataaaataaaataagttcATAATCTTTTTACCATTTACACATgatttgttttgttttgttctgtttttttttttttttttaattcaaccatttttttctatgttgtacaaaaataaattaaattaagaaattaaacacattaataaataacaatatattaaaaattgaagaaattataaatattgtcacctttttttttttttttttttttttttttttttgtttatatatatataatatatgtacttatatttatgtcactgattttaatagaaataatataaaaaattaaattaacaCGTTTCTATGAAATTtgtttttcaaaaaataaattaatatatatatatatatatattttatatttattattatattattttttttgtacccagcaaaatatattatttataatatatatttaagtgtgtacttatatttattattttttgatgtTAGATTCAGAATaggaaaattatgaaaaataagaactttcataaatttaatgtgtaaataaaataaaaatgatgttgtatttataaaaattattaattataaaacattgcatgtaaatatatttatctatataatatacattttgttatataattttattttcattttcattttaattttttttttttgtgtgtatGTAACCAGTGAAAAGGATCTAAATATaaactatatattttattatgttaatattttgttctttttatttatctaaaaattttaaatcatAAGCACATTTTAACGTAGCTCCGAAAgagattataatataaatacagacataaatatattactcaatatatatatatatatatatatatttatttatttatttttatttttattattttttttttctttttgtcttaataaatatgtatatggaCAATTGCAGAAGCTCCAGCCGAAAGTATAAACTCTCTGCTGGGGATTCTACCTTCGGTAAGCCAACAGTCAGGGGCTCAGTAACGAACGATAATTTGAGTGAGGAAGGAGAAATTGAATTTGAAGGATGGGTTGAATTTGTAACTAAGAATAGTAATGAAGATACTAACATTTCTCacgagaaaaaaaaaagacatagTCGAAATAGAAATCATACTGTAAGCTTATCTAACATAGCAAAAGATGATAttgtatttaataaaagTAGAAAAAGAGATAAACAGTTAAAAAGAgattcaaaaaaaagaaatgaaattaatacagattatatgtatagcaataataataataatatatatgccaattatgtatataaacaACCTAACGAGATTTCaaatagtaatattatttatacgcTAAGAAATAATCAtcagaataataatatggttacaccattatatattaatactcaaacaaaaacaaatgataaccttattaatatattaagtcCTAACTATGTAGATCCTGCACCACCTATTGTTCTAAAAAATCAACAAGTCCTTcctcaattatatataagacaACCACCAACAGTTATTGTAACTAATGAGCCTAGACCTCCATTAGTTATTAACCCACCACCagcaaatattatatttaaaaataaatcaccACAAccaatatatgttaatagtACTAGaccaaatataataattaaaaatgacCCTCCTACTGTTCAAAATCCTATTAATATGGATACTACACCAGTACAATTAGATATGCCAACAGAAAATATTACAATGAACAAagaaacaataaaatatccttatgtaatgaatataaaaaaggattCAGTTTTAGACAATAGAAATGTGTACTTAAAAGGAAGTGTATCAAGTACCAATGCATCAGTATCACCAACAAATGTTATATAtctagataataataataataataataatatgaatgatataaATCAACAGAATGTaccaaatatttatatgttgaaTAATAACCAAACTGCACATTTACAACAAACACCAAATGCATATGCAACCATAGCACCAATTAATAACCATCAAATACAAACACAGCCAACAAATACAGTACAATATATTCAACCAAATTATGAACAAGTCATAACACAAGTAGATCAAAATGGTAATGTATACAATCAACAGCTTGTAGGAAATACAGTAATGCAAAATATGACACAACAAGGGGTAAGCACTTTAAATTTCCCTGCAGCGGTAAATACCTTAAACGTTCCTTCAACAATGAATAATGTATGTATACCACAAACAGTTTGTAGTACTAATAATACACCATCTCAACAAGTACAATATATTGCTCAATCACAAACATATGAaccttataataatacacaaAATACAACAATTTATGAAAGAAATTATGTACCACAAATGACACAAAATAACTTGCCAAATAATGTAGTACAACAATATATTCCAACCACAACTACAATGGTACAAGAAAGTGTACAGAATACACCAGCTTCTCAATATAGAATAATTGTTcctaataatgataatactCAATCAccaaatattataagaaattacaataatatttcaaatacaaaaaataatgttaataaaGCTATAATGCAACCAACTTATAACTCTAGTGAAATTTTACCTTCCTGTTCTCCATCAGGATGTGCATCAGCAAATAAAGTTACGCATGTACAAAATGTTAGAagaaattcatatataaatccaCACTCCCATAGTATGCATGAAACTCCAAAAAAGGTACAAATAATAGCACGACCCATGCATGAACAAAATTTAAGAACATACAGTTTGTGTAGATAACAGAATAGgaagttaatatatatatatatatatatatatatatatatatataaacatatagatattcttttatttcttctatgtaattatttttcCTATTTTATTCCTACAGAATTCATTCTATTCACCATTATTGTATTGTTTCTATGTATTTTTCTATTACATTTGTCtataagttatatatatatttttatttatatatttattttatatacttattaatataattttggtTTACGTCAACAAATAAAcattatactttttttttttttgttttgcaTTTTACtcaattttttataacttttgcaaaatataaattattatgtaaatattttaataaaacctcttttaatattatttctatacatataatgttttataGAATGacaaaaaagatatattattataaaaataaaaaaaaaaaacataagagatgatatatttttatattgtaacattatatatatatatatatatatatatatatgtatgtattaaaattttatgaatCTTATTGATATATCaattaaaatgttttttatttaacatacatatatttacttcacatattacttttatatatgtaaggttttattcaaaaaaaaaaaatattatattctaaatgaaaaaaaattaagataaaaatataagctAGTTATGCCCATTATCTACTAAAAGATTATgtgtgttttatttttttaaaaaaaaatgatatacatGTGTATaagtgatataaatatattgtattataaaaattataaaataataacatacatttttataatttgcaaatttaaaaaaaaaaaaaaaaatacacacacatacaaatatatacataccattttttctatatcaaACAAGAAATGTAAAATAAATTCAtcaaatataacaaattgtataaaattaaattacaaatcaaaaagaaaaaataaataaataaataaataaataaataaataaataaataaataaataaataaataaaataataataatagtattattatgaaatgtatttttatttggtaTAAGAAAAAAGTATTTTATTACTActttacattattataatgctATAGAATGTAATTATAACATTACAAAGagcaaaaaatataaataatgtataataaatagttatgaaatattatataactacgcaaattttatacataaaaatataaaacaaatatatgataacaaagattatataattatatgctatatatatatatgtatacttttcttttttttttttaatataactgTAACTCCAAAAACgttgtaaataaataaacatatatatgatatatgttGTCTATAATACTTAATTTACATTTGGatagataataattataaaaaaaagaaaagaaaagaattgatgatgttatacatatatttttacaataaaattattgaTGTATTCCCACggaaaataaacaaaaaaatgataaaaaggaaaaagaaaattctaTGCTCTTTTAATAACACTACAATTTAGGACAAAGGTGCAAACAGCACTTCCCAAACAACAAATGTGGAAAACTTCATGAAATTCCAGTATAcctaaaaatttaaatatatatgtatgtgcaaatatatatatgtatggtcaaatatatatatgtatgtgtaaatatatatatgtatgtttaaatatatatatgtatgtgtaaatatatatatgtatgtgtaaatatatatatgtatgtatgatTTTATGTAGTATTCTCATGTGAAAGGGGCTTATATAACCaccaaaatatttatatatatatatttttcatatatattgttttaaaaaagattACCTGGAACAATATTTGGCTTTTTGACCGAATATATAACTGCTcctataacatataaaataccTAGAAGTATTAAAAGTATAAATTCGTTtccatataataatgatacataatccttaataaaaatgatatgtaGTAATCCAGCAAATGTAAAAATGGTTGCCCTTATAAATCTATTTCCCGTTGAGAAACAACTAAAGAAAACAATAAGACATCCAAATAATATTGCTAAAAATTGaagagaaataaaaaataataatttaattttattaaataataaagctTGAACTGGTAACAAGGAACCACTAATCATTAAGAAAATTCCAAAATGATCCATTTTTtcaataaagaaaaaaaatttgggTTTCCATTCAAAATTGTGAAGTAAGAAAGAagcaaaaaaattaaagaaaatacatAATACAGCTATAGAGGTAAATATTCTTGCTGTTAATGTTTTTGATAAATATAGCATATAAAAAATCCATAATGGTGATATGAATACTAACATTAAATGTATCTTTCCTCTAAATaatgttttgttttttctttccatatattttattaacataatcttatttattttcttctcaAGATATAATTCTACTATATTCCTATCATTTTCACATAAATCTTTTGACTTAATAAAATTCGCAATTTCATTCTCATCAATTTTTGTACTGCCCTTTACgtcaaaaatataatcacTATTAAAGACATTTCTGAAATTTGAAAAACAGTTCTTATATAATTCCATAttgaaataattatttataacttttcatatgtacttttttttttaacaaaaaataataagtattatatatttatttgttataaaaaaatatatatatattaatattgtgtatacaatatattacaataaatatgaaaCCTTTTAAATTTCTGGgctcatataaaaaatatatgttcttcaaaattatatatatatatatatatatatatatatattgctaCTTTTCCTTATTTAAATTGTAAACGCTtaagaatataatttattatttttctatttatccatataattgaaatatataaatacatataacatatatacacaattatatatatattatatataaatatatattaaaaaataagccTCTACGTAtcatgttattattttgtatatatatcatataaacactaatttataaaagcttatcattataaattattatttgttaacACAAAAAGATAAGaaataatcaaataaaaaaaataaaaaaaaaaaaaaaaaaattaagcgaaaaatataagaacatAAATTTTAACAAAGGTGTtttgatttaataaaaatattatgtactTAAATTTTAagaatcatatattttttgaaatat
It encodes the following:
- a CDS encoding methyltransferase, putative; translation: MAVYGKISYWNERYTNEEEQFDWHQRWYGVKHIFTELEIKNDANILNIGCGTSKFSEEMLDSGYTNITNIDASSVCIKKMQEIYNDKPNLKYILMNVCDMREFKNEEFDLVIDKACLDSIVCSEDSLKSIEEMLSEVSRILKSNGIFVIISHAQPAYRLVYLQKEDYNWDITVKTVQRPMLGIVAPPVDDNLHYIYICKKQDTSK
- a CDS encoding hemolysin III, with the protein product MELYKNCFSNFRNVFNSDYIFDVKGSTKIDENEIANFIKSKDLCENDRNIVELYLEKKINKIMLIKYMERKNKTLFRGKIHLMLVFISPLWIFYMLYLSKTLTARIFTSIAVLCIFFNFFASFLLHNFEWKPKFFFFIEKMDHFGIFLMISGSLLPVQALLFNKIKLLFFISLQFLAILFGCLIVFFSCFSTGNRFIRATIFTFAGLLHIIFIKDYVSLLYGNEFILLILLGILYVIGAVIYSVKKPNIVPGILEFHEVFHICCLGSAVCTFVLNCSVIKRA